Proteins encoded together in one Penicillium digitatum chromosome 1, complete sequence window:
- a CDS encoding GTP binding protein, putative: MSSAGISTAHLAVHGDDSHSVSKRGDLELLSIKKILSDLPEVSFSLPPHKQIIDLEEQQEMFHELRDIIEKAQEVDEAGNSFDLKEIHASLEEADTKTKCGRRDVDTLQSVKATLQKLWACNSDYLVQATEIIADGSRDPSWRAPFGQSGVLKFFLDVVSLKGDVDTNLLLHSLRVIGNSCADTDENRDIVVEGNYTLSIIRYFLDPDLIFVAIPVIYNICMDYKPAHSQIAANRTAYILLKLIKDGEIGDNEALLNFSYDLIELASEQAEGFEHSPDGTILLLMELAIDETLDFAHFSSLATSLAAYLENEKFQNVCVSNGMVEGVLDVLRHSFSIVLDPSLSEDVKALAQLRLKINQALAEVSASPLFAQYYPLDSPLSQTLKSWVVATEDQLQICACVMLGNLARTDDVCQVMVRELKIHEELISVLKGDARGVVLHSSLGFLKNLAIADDNRAILGQAGIIPAISRLWAYESVPQVQFSAASIARQVIISSMDNISRLLAPLSQDVNSPAHHRTYLSLLLSLFEKTDSTPIKTEIGRTVASICRTVSPKARDGDEEAMFLLDRLYTLHEGVSLPVGAMITQTQWPVVRSEGWFALALMATNKLGCAAVLDCLHKTEVTELLKTTLGWGTPNQDISEEPDKSQETKDRDNAYVLVRGLLTNESGTLPGGYKDMLEDFLKVNASQLKAGTDA; encoded by the exons ATGTCTTCCGCGGGTATATCTACCGCCCATCTGGCCGTTCACGGAGATGATAGCCACTCAGTCTCAAAAAGGGGTGATTTGGAATTGCTTTCTATCAAAAAAATTCTCTCTGATCTACCGgaggtttctttttctttaccACCCCACAAGCAAATCATTGACTTGGAGGAACAACAGGAGATGTTCCATGAATTGCGAGACATCATTGAAAAGGCCCAGGAGGTCGACGAGGCTGGAAATAGCTTCGACCTCAAGGAAATCCATGCTTCTCTTGAAGAGGCCGATACAAAAACAAAATGCGGGCGACGGGACGTTGACACTCTGCAAAGCGTGAAAGCCACTCTGCAAAAGCTCTGGGCTTGTAACTCCGATTACTTGGTTCAAGCTACTGAGATTATTGCAGATGGTAGCAGAGATC CTTCATGGCGTGCTCCATTTGGCCAGTCTGGCGTTCTTAAATTCTTCCTAGATGTGGTTTCTTTGAAGGGCGATGTTGATACCAACTTGTTGCTTCACTCCTTGCGAGTTATTGGAAACTCGTGTGCCGATACAG ACGAGAATCGAGATATTGTTGTCGAGGGAAACTATACGCTTTCTATAATTCGATACTTCCTTGATCCAGATTTGATTTTTGTTGCCATTCCAGTAATCTACAACATCTGCATGGATTACA AACCAGCACATTCTCAGATCGCTGCCAACCGGACAGCTTATATCTTATTGAAGTTGATAAAAGATGGCGAGATCGGAGACAACGAGGCTCTACTCAATTTCTCATACGACCTGATTGAGTTGGCCTCAGAACAAG CTGAAGGCTTTGAACACTCCCCCGACGGAACAATTCTACTGCTGATGGAGCTTGCCATTGATGAGACTCTTGACTTTGCACATTTCTCATCATTGGCAACTTCTCTTGCTGCTTATCTAGAAAATGAAAAGTTCCAGAATGTTTGTGTGTCGAATGGAATGGTGGAAGGCGTGCTGGACGTCCTGCGCCATTCGTTTTCGATTGTGCTGGACCCTTCTTTGAGCGAAGATGTCAAGGCTCTCGCACAGCTCCGCCTCAAAATCAACCAGGCTTTGGCTGAGGTATCTGCCTCACCGTTGTTCGCCCAATACTACCCCCTTGACTCGCCTCTTTCGCAGACATTGAAGTCATGGGTGGTTGCAACCGAAGATCAACTTCAGAtctgcgcctgtgtcatgcTTGGAAATCTCGCCCGGACCGACGATGTCTGCCAGGTGATGGTTAGGGAGCTGAAAATCCACGAAGAATTGATATCCGTTCTCAAGGGAGATGCCCGTGGTGTGGTATTGCATTCTTCGCTTGGTTTCCTGAAGAACCTTGCAATTGCCGACGACAATAGAGCCATTCTTGGACAAGCTGGTATCATTCCTGCCATTTCACGATTATGGGCGTATGAATCTGTTCCACAGGTTCAGTTCTCGGCGGCAAGTATCGCGCGTCAGGTGATCATCTCCTCAATGGATAACATTTCACGTCTTCTCGCTCCTCTCTCACAAGATGTCAATTCCCCGGCTCACCACAGGACATATCTTTCTCTGCTCCTGTCTCTTTTCGAAAAAACAGATTCTACGCCAATCAAGACTGAAATCGGACGGACAGTTGCTTCAATCTGTCGGACTGTTAGCCCCAAGGCTCGCGAtggagacgaagaagcaATGTTCTTGCTGGACCGGCTATACACCCTGCACGAGGGTGTTTCGCTGCCAGTAGGTGCGATGATCACACAGACTCAGTGGCCTGTCGTTCGCAGTGAAGGCTGGTTTGCTCTGGCTTTAATGGCGACAAACAAACTAGGTTGTGCCGCCGTTTTGGACTGCTTGCACAAGACAGAGGTTACCGAGTTGCTCAAGACGACCCTAGGTTGGGGCACACCCAATCAAGACATTTCAGAAGAGCCAGACAAGTCGCAAGAGACCAAAGACCGCGACAATGCTTATGTGCTTGTGCGAGGACTGCTGACAAACGAG TCTGGTACACTTCCTGGGGGTTATAAAGATATGCTGGAAGACTTCTTGAAGGTCAATGCGTCACAGTTGAAGGCTGGAACAGATGCCTAG